One window of Triticum dicoccoides isolate Atlit2015 ecotype Zavitan chromosome 5A, WEW_v2.0, whole genome shotgun sequence genomic DNA carries:
- the LOC119297590 gene encoding probable auxin efflux carrier component 5b, with protein MIGWGDVYKVVSAMAPLYFALGLGYASVQWWKFFTRDQCDAVNRLVIYFALPFFAFDFNAHAGTFAAGYRVLAADAVAKLVVVLALAGWIAYCRWRHWIRAPKAPPASSASAWPGGPSWSWCITGYSLGTLNNGLFVGVPLLDAMYGKWARDIVVQLSVLQAVVWLPLLLVVFEARQAWLEVTSAPAPDGGAREEGGQAAPGSGDGGGRKTAATGCAFWARLLRTVGVKVGGNPNVYASLLGVLWSSVANRWHLEMPGIVDGSISIMSRTGLGIGMFNVGLFIGLQDKLVVCRPGLTALGMAMRFVAAPAATAVGALLLGLRGDLLRVAILQAALPQSVGAFIFALEYDLHADVLSTVVIVGTLASLPVIITYYIVLGLL; from the exons TGGTGGAAGTTCTTCACTCGCGACCAGTGCGACGCCGTGAACCGCCTCGTCATCTACTTCGCGCTCCCCTTCTTCGCCTTCGACTTCAACGCTCACGCCGGCACGTTCGCCGCAGGGTACCGCGTCCTGGCCGCCGACGCCGTCGCCAAGCTCGTCGTCGTGCTCGCACTCGCCGGGTGGATCGCGTACTGCCGCTGGCGGCATTGGATCCGTGCCCCCAAGGCACCACCCGCTAGCTCGGCCTCGGCGTGGCCGGGCGGCCCCTCCTGGTCGTGGTGCATCACCGGCTACTCGCTGGGCACGCTGAACAACGGGCTCTTCGTGGGCGTGCCGCTGCTGGACGCCATGTACGGCAAGTGGGCGCGCGACATCGTCGTGCAGCTGTCGGTGCTGCAGGCCGTCGTGTGGCTCCCGCTGCTGCTGGTGGTGTTCGAGGCGAGGCAGGCGTGGCTGGAGGTGACGTCGGCGCCGGCACCCGACGGCggcgcgcgcgaagaaggcggtcaGGCAGCGCCGGggagcggcgacgggggcggccggAAGACGGCGGCGACGGGGTGCGCGTTCTGGGCGCGGCTGCTGCGGACGGTTGGGGTCAAGGTCGGCGGGAACCCGAACGTGTACGCGAGCCTCCTTGGGGTTCTGTGGTCTTCCGTAGCAAACAG GTGGCACCTGGAGATGCCAGGCATCGTAGATGGCTCGATTTCGATCATGTCAAGGACCGGCCTTGGGATCGGAATGTTTAA TGTAGGCCTGTTCATAGGATTACAGGACAAGCTCGTCGTGTGCCGGCCTGGACTGACGGCGTTGGGCATGGCGATGAGGTTCGTCGCTGCTCCGGCAGCCACCGCGGTCGGAGCGCTACTTTTGGGACTGCGTGGTGACCTTTTGCGTGTTGCCATCTTACAG GCTGCACTGCCTCAGTCTGTCGGAGCATTTATCTTCGCGCTAGAGTATGACCTGCACGCTGATGTACTCAGTACCGT GGTAATAGTCGGCACGCTGGCTTCGCTGCCTGTGATAATCACATATTATATTGTTTTAGGGCTCTTGTGA